Proteins found in one Hevea brasiliensis isolate MT/VB/25A 57/8 chromosome 18, ASM3005281v1, whole genome shotgun sequence genomic segment:
- the LOC110647588 gene encoding uncharacterized protein LOC110647588, which yields MAQLNSASAITLHLQASSFIVFNGLNFSEWCEQVKFHLGVMELDLALLEDKPTAITNTSSEEEKLYHKQWERSNRLSLMFLRMTIANNIKTTIPQTKNTKEYLNFVEERFRSADKSLAGTLMAQLTTMKYNGSKSMHKHIIEMSDIVVRLKTLGMAVDDSLVKFILNSLPPEYGPFQINYNTIKDKWNVNELASKLVQEETRLTNQGIHSINIMGQGAGKGLKPKANKFKKKKNGSPNASQIAKGEQMADKYRFCKKVGHYQKDCLKRKAWFKKKGISYDPNHKPI from the exons ATGGCTCAATTAAACTCCGCATCAG CTATTACTCTTCATTTGCAAGCTTCATCTTTTATTGTATTCAATGGGCTAAACTTCTCTGAATGGTGTGAGCAAGTCAAGTTCCATTTAGGTGTCATGGAACTTGACCTAGCATTATTGGAAGACAAACCCACTGCCATTACAAATACAAGTAGTGAAGAAGAGAAGTTGTACCATAAGCAATGGGAACGGTCAAACAGATTAAGCCTTATGTTTCTGCGAATGACTATTGCCAACAACATTAAGACAACAATTCCACAAACTAAAAATACAAAAGAATACCTTAATTTTGTGGAAGAACGATTTCGTTCTGCAGACAAGTCACTCGCTGGTACTCTAATGGCACAACTCACGACCATGAAGTATAATGGTTCGAAGAGTATGCATAAGCACATTATAGAGATGAGTGATATTGTAGTAAGACTAAAGACCTTAGGGATGGCGGTGGATGATTCCTTAGTAAAGTTCATTCTGAATTCACTACCTCCTGAATATGGGCCCTTTCAAATCAATTACAACACTATTAAGGATAAGTGGAATGTTAATGAATTGGCCAGTAAGCTAGTTCAAGAGGAAACGAGATTAACGAATCAAGGGATTCATTCTATCAACATTATGGGCCAAGGAGCTGGTAAAGGACTTAAACCAAAAGCCAACAagtttaaaaagaaaaagaatggatCTCCAAATGCTTCTCAAATTGCAAAAGGGGAACAAATGGCAGATAAGTATCGCTTCTGTAAGAAAGTAGGACACTATCAGAAAGATTGCCTGAAACGTAAAGCTTGGTTCAAAAAGAAAGGGATTTCTTATGATCCAAACCACAAACCTATCTAA